The nucleotide sequence GCTTTCATTATCAAGGTCTCTACCCAATTACTAAATCTTGGGCATTTTTCCAAAACGGTTTCAATTCCAATTTCCTTTAAAATCAGTATCCCATGGATTACTTTATTATAGCCGGGAATATGTTTTTCTAATCTTTTTGAAGGGGCGGTTAATTGAGAATCGTTTATTAATTCTGGGTTAGGATGAGAATCAAATATATTTTTAATATTTTGATATTCTATTTCTGTCTTGGTAAATAATGTTGAAAGCCAAATATCTGAAGAGAAAGCCAATGCTTCAAATTCATGTAATTGAATATATGGAACTAGGTTCGGAAATTCTTGTCCTTTTTCTTTTTCCA is from Leptospira sp. GIMC2001 and encodes:
- a CDS encoding DUF4276 family protein; this encodes MKRLIIIVEGQTELEFVNEILKPFLNLNGLNSVHYFTIKHTNGGLTKYQHLKRDLLNCVFQSNAVVSTLIDFYALPKDFPEYENAKVAYLEKSDRVEYLEKAIREDLEKEKGQEFPNLVPYIQLHEFEALAFSSDIWLSTLFTKTEIEYQNIKNIFDSHPNPELINDSQLTAPSKRLEKHIPGYNKVIHGILILKEIGIETVLEKCPRFSNWVETLIMKAKEK